The Mycobacteriales bacterium genomic sequence CATCCCGATCGGGCAGAACATCAAGCAGGCGCTGCCGATCACGGTGGAACTCGCCGGGCTGAGCATCCTCATCGCCGCGGTCTTCGGGGTCGCCGTCGGTGTGCTGGCCGCCGTACGACGGGGACGCCCGAGCGGCTGGGTGTCGAACGTGCTCGCGCTGCTCGGGATGTCGATCCCGCACTTCTGGTTCGGGGTCGTCATGATCCTGGTGTTCGCGATCGCGATCCCCGTCCTGCCGTCGTCCGGTTTCGTTCCGCTCACCACCAGCATCGGCGGCAACCTGCAGTCCATGATCCTTCCGGCCCTCGTACTCGGCACCGGGCTGGCCGCGGTGCTGATGCGCCAGACCCGGTCGTCGATGCTCGAGTCGCTCGACTCCGACTACGTGCGCACCGCACGCGCCAAGGGGATGCCGGCGCGAACCGTGATCTTCGTGCACGCGCTGCGCAACAGCCTGATCACCGTGACGACGATCGCCGGTCTGCAGCTCGGCGGGCTTATCTCGGGCGCCGTCATCGTCGAGCAGGTCTTCGTGCTGCCGGGCATCGGCAAGCTGACCGTCGACTCGGTGTTCGCCCGCGACTACCCGACCGTCGAGGCGGTCGCCCTGATCATCGCGCTGGGATACGTGGT encodes the following:
- a CDS encoding ABC transporter permease; amino-acid sequence: MARILLRRAGESLATLFLASLVVFLGIRAIPGSLANTLAGEQQDPKTIAAIKVQYGLDQNVIVQYWHYLQQMVSGDFGVSATTGIPIGQNIKQALPITVELAGLSILIAAVFGVAVGVLAAVRRGRPSGWVSNVLALLGMSIPHFWFGVVMILVFAIAIPVLPSSGFVPLTTSIGGNLQSMILPALVLGTGLAAVLMRQTRSSMLESLDSDYVRTARAKGMPARTVIFVHALRNSLITVTTIAGLQLGGLISGAVIVEQVFVLPGIGKLTVDSVFARDYPTVEAVALIIALGYVVVNLLVDVVYTLIDPRIRLRGATA